The genomic region AACCCCTAGAGGAGAACGCAGGCGGCCAGGAAAGTATGCATCGGCCCCCCAATCTTCCCGGCCAGCCGTAGATTCAATCGCTACTCCGAACTCGGCCTTTAGGAGGGATTGAACCAATGATTCAAAGAGAAACCAACCAAGGTCGTCGAGCCGATATCGGATCAAGGGACTACCCTTGAGCTCTCTTCTCGCTCGCGCTCTCCTTGAGATACGCGTCGATGAAGGGCGTCAGATCCCCGTCGAGCACCCGGTCGGTATCGCCCATCTCGAAATCGGTGCGGTGGTCCTTGACCATGCGGTACGGATGGAGGACGTAGGAGCGGATCTGGCTCCCCCACTCGATCTTCTTCTTGGCGCCCGCGCGCTTGGACTCTTCCGCCTGGCGCTCCTCGAGCGCCCGCTGGTAGAGCTTCGCGCGCAGCACCTTCATCGCGACGTCGCGATTGCGCCCCTGGCTCCGCTCGTTCTGGCAGGTGACGACGATGTTCGTGGGAATGTGGGTGATCCGGACCGCCGAGTCGGTGACGTTGACGTGCTGCCCGCCGGCGCCGGAGGAGCGGTACGTGTCGACCCGGAGGTCCTTGTCGGGAATGACGATCTCGATGTCGTCCTCGATCTCCGGCGTGACGAAGACGGAGGCGAAGGAGGTGTGCCGGCGCTTGTTCGCGTCGAACGGCGAGATGCGGACGAGCCGGTGAACGCCCATTTCCCCCTTGAGGTAGCCGTACGCGTATTCGCCGATCACGTGGACGGTCGCGCTCTTCAATCCCGCCTCCTCGCCGTCCACGCGCTCGATCAGCTCGGCCTTCCAGCGGCGGCGTTCGAAGAAACGGAGATACATCCGAAGGAGCATCTCGGCCCAGTCCTGCGACTCCGTGCCGCCGGCGCCGGAGTGGATCGAGAACCAGGCGTTGTTCGCGTCCTCGGCGTCGGTCATCTTCAGCGACAGCTCGAGGTCGTCGGCCCACGCCGACGCCGCCGCCAGGGCGGTCGAAGCCTCCGCGTCGACCTCCTCGCCCGCGCGCAGGAACTCCTCGAAGACGCGCAGCTCGTCGGCGCGCCGTTCCGCCTCGGCGTCGGTCGCCAGGGCCTTCTCGTGAATCTTGATCTTGCGGAGCGTCCCCTGCGCCTTCTCGGGATCGCCCCAGAAATCGGCGGCCGCCGACTTCTCCCTCAGCTCGTCGAGCGCGCTCCGCGCGGCGGCGCAATCAAAGATACCCCCGGAGCGCGGCGATCCGCTCGGCGGTCCCCTCGAGCCCCGCGATCAGGTCGTCCCGCTTCGTCATGCCCGTCGGCTCCTTCTCCAGCGCACGATCGCGCACGATACCATGGCCGCCGCGAGCAGGTCGGCGATCGCGGGGAAGACCGTTGCGCCCCACCGCGTCCAGGGCGTGAGCGACGTCCGCGGAGAGACCGCGGCCCGCGCGACTCCGGCGACGTCGGGTCCGAGCCGCGCGAGAAGACGCCCGCGCCCGTCCACGATCCCCGAGATGCCGGTGATCGCCGCCCGCGCGAAGGGACGCCCGTTCTCGATCGCCCGCAGCGCGAGCGCCTCGAAGTGCTGCTCCTGCGCGCCCGCCTTCCCGTACCAGGCGTCGTTGGAGATCGTGACGAGGAGATTCGCGCCGCGCCGGGTTTCGTCGCGCGCGAG from Thermoanaerobaculia bacterium harbors:
- the prfB gene encoding peptide chain release factor 2 (programmed frameshift); this encodes MTKRDDLIAGLEGTAERIAALRGYLDCAAARSALDELREKSAAADFWGDPEKAQGTLRKIKIHEKALATDAEAERRADELRVFEEFLRAGEEVDAEASTALAAASAWADDLELSLKMTDAEDANNAWFSIHSGAGGTESQDWAEMLLRMYLRFFERRRWKAELIERVDGEEAGLKSATVHVIGEYAYGYLKGEMGVHRLVRISPFDANKRRHTSFASVFVTPEIEDDIEIVIPDKDLRVDTYRSSGAGGQHVNVTDSAVRITHIPTNIVVTCQNERSQGRNRDVAMKVLRAKLYQRALEERQAEESKRAGAKKKIEWGSQIRSYVLHPYRMVKDHRTDFEMGDTDRVLDGDLTPFIDAYLKESASEKRAQG